The Antechinus flavipes isolate AdamAnt ecotype Samford, QLD, Australia chromosome 5, AdamAnt_v2, whole genome shotgun sequence DNA segment cctttttccctctgtgTTCCCTTTCATTACACTGAtggtagataaatagatggaagGTGGGGCAGAGAATAAACAATAAATCTTCAGGTCAGTCCTGGTACACTCACAGGTATGTACCAAGCACTGGGGAAAATCGGGAAATGTTGAAGTGGAGGAAAATGCAGAGGGGAGATTTTGTGCCAAGTCAGCTGACTTCCTAGAGGAATTTTTGGCCGGAGTGATCAACCGGGAGGTTCTGACCTCGAAGATTCTAAGATTCTTGGCTTATCTGAAGCCAGCTAGAAAAGTCAGCCTTCCATGTGCACTAAGATGTCAAAGACCAGAAGACTGTTCTCAAATACACCCAAGTAGTCATAACCACACTTTCTGTGATGGCAAAGCACTCGAGATTTATTGTTGATTAAGTCTGACCTCCAGAGAAGAGTAAGAAAAATACACCTCCCTCTCTTTACTGTTGAGGTGGGAGTATATGGGTGTGGAATATTACATATCCGTCAGATATTGGTCAACATgttcattagtttttatttttttcactttttgtttaaTATGTCCCAAGGCACACTGGGTAGAGGATGGatgaaagatatatttaaaaaagcaacattttgtaatgatcaattctgattgacttagctcttctcagcagtacaataatctaagataattccaaaaaacttATAAGGGAAAATGTTGTCCAAAACCAAATAATTATGGAttcagaatacagattgaaacacacgaacactttcttttgttttggtgggtttttttgttttgttttctttcttctttcacaatatgactaatgcggaaatgttttgcacatatataaattgtatcagattacttgccttcttgggaagaaaggaatatttagaactcaaaatcttatcaaaataaatgttgaaaattatctttacatgaaattggaaaaaatactatttgcattttttaaaaataagatttcaaatccagtctcagagacttactagctgtgtgacattgaacAGGTCACTTGacctatgcctcagtttcctcaaatgtaaaatgaggataacagcacttgctcccagggtttttgtaaggattaaatgagataatgttcatTGGTcaagtgcttagcaaagtgcctgacacaCTGTAGGAAAaggcttaataagtgtttattttcttcttcccccattccttccttcctttctcccttcctccttcactccctctttctctccttccttcctccttccctcctttgttccttccttcctttttccctctgtgTTCCCTTTCATTACACTGATGGTGGATAAATAGATGGAAGGTGGGGCAGAGAATAAACAATAAATCtcctggaaattgaagggatgcccatcaatcggggaatggatgaataaactgtggtatgtaattataatggaatattattgttctatgggaaatgatgagcagggtgctctctgaaaaacctggaaagtccttcatgaactcaagcaaaatgaaatgtaccgtgtataatagcaatgttttgggatgaTCAGCCATAaatgactttgctcttctcagcaatacaataatccatgactactctgaaggacttacattgaaaaattctatccatacccagagaaagaattgtgtctgaaaacagattgaagcattctttctcactctttttaaaaaaactttttcttgaatttttttttaaggaggcagatttcttttctttcacaatatgacttttataaaggaaatgttttacataacttcacatgtgctttcttactGAGGGCTTGGGACAAGGATAAGGGTAAGAATccagaactcaaaagttttaaaaacaaatgttaaaattgttttaagtgtaaatggggaaaaaattttaaaatattaaagagaataaaagataaataacagTATATACATTACCTATACTATACATAGTATATGTCATAGCATATATGGtacatctatacatacatacatacaggtaATGCTTATTTGGCATTTATATATGAAACCGATATGCTAAAATAACtcttaggacatgtatgcttatattgtatttaatttatactttaacatacttaacatgtattggtcaacctgccatcggggggagggaatgggggaaggaggagaaaaattagaacaaaagatttgccaattgtcaatgctgtaaaattacccatgcataaagaattttaaaaatgctaaaaaaaaaaaacccaaaccctatatgctacatgtacacatgtatacatgcacattaTAGGTATGGGTATATAATTCTTTCTGGTATTATGGCTGAGAGTGTTGAGTCTacatcatgaagaaaaaaatcaatgtggcAGCATGGGCATTAGAACAGTGAATACCTTTCAAGCTAAAGTGTTAGGAGGTTTTTCTAATGATATTTTCATAGGAACAGTAGTGGATCTAGAGGCCATCCAGTCCAATCCCTTTGCTTTAGAGTGATGGAAACCCGATTTACTTGATTTACTCAAGTAAAGTAAGCAACAGAAGTGAGATCTGAACCCATATCCTTGGACCATTGCTCCTCCTTGGACCAGTGTTTATTCTGAAAGCTAGGCAGGCTAGTCCTATCATGTTCCCCACTCAGGGAAGTGCTATTCTCCCAGAATTCACAGACATCATGACTCAGGCCAACGGTGCTTCCAGCCCACACTCCAGCTTCTGACAGTTGGTACCAAAGCCCATTTGAAGAGAATCCATAATTGCCTTCTCTGAAGTCGGCTTCAAAGGGTCTCCGGGCCAGAATCCCAGCATGTTTTTCCTGATGTTTTGATCATGTCTCTTCCTCCACTCGTTTGTTTTCAGGGAAACATATAAAACAGTTGTTCTTAGCCATGAATTTCAGAAAGAACTCCCAAGAGAGGAAAAGGTTGAAGCCAAATTTCAGAGATCGGGATTCAACATTATAAATGGCTTAATCAGCTGTCTCTCTGAATATGGCTGAGACCTGCTGGTGGGAAGGAGGCAGACTGACTTAGAATCCCTGTCCCAGACATTTAAGAAAATGGATGAATGAGTTGTGGAATGTTCCCAGCTGCAGCAGCTCCTAGTTCAGCCAGCTATCTGCATCCACGACTACAGAGAGGCTGCAGGATGAAAGGGGCTTGTAGTGATTGCTAGTGACAAGACCTGGGCTGGAACCCTGActctgtgtgattctgaacaaattGCTAGCCTCTCTGAGACttaagttttttcatctgtgaaatgagaatgtTGGACCAGACTAATATCTTAGTTTCCTgaaagttttaaatctatgatccttccAGCTGGGTGCTGCTAAGATGAGGTGCTTAGAAAGTGGCTTGATCCAGAACTtaccatacattttaaaaagggggaaaaaaaagttttaaactaGGAATGGAGAGAACAGATGAGTGCTATTCACTAAATTTTGGAAACTGTTTCAACCCGATTGGACTTTCTAGTTTCATTTCCCTCTCCGTGCATTACTGGGGTCTCAGGTGCCCACCTAGTGCTCAAGGAAAAGGTCCATGCCACAGACAATATTATTGGCATTTAATATAAGATACAGTAGACAGGCAGAGTCgatgcaaacaaaaaaagaccagAAGCAGATCCGGTTGTTGAGTCAATAGCTCAGGCactttaacaaaaacaaaaaaccagagtGTGGACAGCAGGGCTGGGGAGGCCCTCAGCTGGTACCTCACCTGCTGGAGGCCTCAAGATTGAAAGCAGTGAACTTGCTGCTCGGGCCTCGGACAGACTCCTCAGCTGCCACAAAGGGATCGGCCCCAGCACCCCAAAAGGCTAGATGGTGGGAGAGTGAAGAGGACCAGGGCCCCCACATGCAACAGTCCTGGGGGCAGCCGATCAGGATTTGCAGCCTGCTGCCTCTCCATCCCCTGCCCGGTACGGGGAAGGGAGCGACAAACAAGCTAAATAAAAACCAagaggtctttttaaaaaagcagaatttggcATAAGCTAATGCCTTGGCTTGTGTTGCCAATGGCCAGGCACAGGTATAGAGGTCCCAGGGGAGAGGTACAATAGTGCAGGGTGGGGGGGATGGGGCAGGGAGCAGCCAGCTCAAGTACCTGCCCCAAGAGCCCAAAAAGAGGGCAGGCCGtgcaggagggagagaaaagtgtGGTCCTTCTCTTTGGTCAGGCAATGGCCCTCAGCCTGGGCCTAATGGGGGAAGATGGGGAAGGGTCTGGGGGCTCAGCCTCAGCCCCCCGGCTTTAGGCTTTTCACATTGAGGCGGTGATGCAGTGAGTCAGGCAGGAGTCAAGGGGAGAGTCTTGGGTTTGATAGCTCCTGGCTCCTAAGAGCTGTTCCTGTCCTTGTCCTCCTTGAGGTCATACCTGAAAGAGCAAGGAAAAGGATGATTTTCTATGTTCCCAATGAAATCAGTTGTAACTATCCACTAACTTTGGATTTAGTTTTTCTCACAACAATTGCTCAATCACTTATTAATAAAGATCAaatcaagcacttattaaactcCTATTGTTTGCTAGATGTTAAGAGATCTCAAATTCTTCtactctctggaaggagcataaaccCCTCCTCTAAACTGTATTCCAAGGACAGCTTAAATGGtgattatttttatctattgtgctttgatataatttttattaaggcAATTGCAGTTACGTGACTTGGCTCAGAGTCACACGGCTAATAAATgcctgggtttgaactcaggtcttcctgactccaatgctctattcactgtgccacctagctgcctctctttgtttttcttaatttgtgaTTACACTATTCAAGAACTCAACAAGTAGACAGTACAATAGTGTGTGAAAACCTTAGAACTCGAGTGTTAGAAGGGTCCCCCTTTTGTAGATTAGAAGAAGAGCTCAGAGAGAGTGGGTTTCTTTAGGTCACAGAACTAGCAAAGCTGTGACAATCagagacttgaatccagatcttctgactttggCACTTTTCCCAAAGCACAGTCCCTATACTTGGGAGGTAGCACCTGAGGGAGATGTTGTCCTTGTGGAATGTATTTTCTAGTTGAGCTACAAGGTTCTCTAGACTTCATTCAACCAAGATTTCTCACCTTCTAAAACTCCCACCCAAGAAGTCACCTTTTTCTTTCAagctctctctctcatttctgggAGTGAGCTCAGTTGCTGGCTATAATCATCCACACCCAGACTCACCACTGAGCAGCACCCTGGGACAGATCCATCTCTGACAGGTTGAGCTGCACCTGTAGGGGAGAGGATGCTTTATTACTCTCCCCGCCTTAGGGACCTGGAAGGCATTGCCTATATGCTTCTCCCTCTCCTTGTCCAAACCAGCCCTCTCACCTTCCCCAACAATTCACGATCCCTTGACATAAAGGAAATATTGGACTTCACAGAGACATCGAGCTTTCGTCGGAGTGCTTCATCGAGGGGCAATTCCCACTCAAACCTGAGGTGGGGGGAGATAAAAGTAGAGGCAGGGATAAGTAAAGGAAGCAGGGTCTCTCCACCATCCCAGGCTAATAGGGAGACGGCATTCTAACCTCTCACTGAATTCAGGATTCAGAGTTCTCTTCTTTTGGGAGGTCTTTCTCTTGGAGCCCCGGTTTTTGTCCGGTAGCAACAGCAGCGACACATAGGGATCAGGGGGATCCCGGCTACTTTGTCGTAAGCCCCTacaagaaagaaggtaaaagtaaGAGACCTGAGTGCGAGGGACTCCCAGAGCACAGAAGTGGAGATTGGAAGGGGGTAGGGGCTCACCGACAGCTGTGGACAATGCTAACCAGCTTGCGTTCCTCACTGTAATACCAAACAGTCAACTTCACTTGGCCTAGAGGCCCAGCAGGGATTTCAGATGGACTGTgttgagatggagagagagaaggagagccATGGGAAGTTATATATGCCTTACCACATTTCCCCCCATCTCTCCCCATCTGGATTTTTCACCCCATACCTCTCACTGTGGGGCAGACGCTGTCGGAGTTCAGGGGCTGAGGAGGTGACAAGGGGCAGGATCCCCCATGGCTCTGCCTCCTCACTCAGGGGAGAAGGACTATGGCTGTGAGCTTCCACCCCTGAATGCTGGGACACAAGAATCTGGGGTGGGGAGCAAAGAGTCGTTAACTAGGCTGGAGAGCTTAGCGGCTCGAGCAGGCCCTGACACTCCTTCCCAGCTGGGCTATCCTCATCGCTCTTTATTTTCCagttcccctttccttcttcctggccccctccttatccccacccaccctcttaaaaaaaaatcacccaagtACTTACCCCCAGCTGTGCTCTGAGTAGCACCTGCCCCTGCCCATTGCTGAGTGGAAACCACCGGTCCAGGCACAACTGGTCAGCGACAAGGAGGTCGGAGAGTTGCAAGGAAACTGAGCCCAAACCACTAGTCCCTTCTCCCCGTACCTAGAGAGCCAAGGAGCAAAGGTGATGGGGCTGGATGTAGGAGGTGTGATGGGTGAGTCTCTTCTGGCATTCTGGGTTGGAAGGCTGATACAAAGTGGAGGTGGTGACGGTGAGGGGCTTCTTGCCCCTGCCCCcttggagaggaaagagggagtcAGGGAACGAAAGAGGGCAGTACCTGAAGTTCCAGGCTCTCAATGTTCGGCTTTCTTATGAGGAAGGAGAAACTCTCATCCCATATCGGGGCTGAGGTTTGAGGACAAGTCTGGAGGAGACAATGGGATCTTCATTTGTGGGGAGAAAGACTCATATTCCCTTTACCCTTACCATTTTTACCCTTCACCTAGCCCCTTACCTTGGTCTTATAAGAGGTATCCCCTACAGTGAGGCTGGCATATGGACTTGGGGGCTTGGTGCCCTTGCGGAGCTGCCAGGGGAAATACGACATTAGGCAGAAGGACAGACATTCCCAGGCCTGCCCCACCTCAGCAAAGGCCGTCAGGGCCCAGTCCCCCCAACACCTTGTGGCTTTAGAGCCAAAGGCTGGGgccagagagggagggaggagcatCTCTCACCGGCAGGTCTTCTGCCCGCTCCAGGTACACGGAAAGAAGGGCAGCGGCCAGCTCTGCACTCTTCTGGGTTTGGATAAGACTATTGACCTGTAGCAcctgggaagaagagaaagtggtTGAGAAGCCCTGAAGAACGGGACCCAGGCAGTCTTCCTTGGGTCAAGCCTTCACCCTGCCCGTCTCAGGTCTACTACCTGGGGTTTTTGTTTACCTCTTCCAGCTCCGTGGCAGTGGGCCGGGGTGTCAGACGCTCCAGGCGCAGGTGCAGGCGGCCTGATGGAACATCCTCCAGGGGTAGCCACTGGGAAACGAGGCAGGGGTTTGGGCTCTAAGAgagctctacttttttttttttaggttaaacatgtttgattcttttaaattttttttttttttttttttttgttgaggcaattggggttaagtgacttgtccagggtcccacagctagaacatattaagtgtctgagagcagatttgaactcaggttctcctgacttcagggctgtgctctaGCCACTACGTCACCTCACTGCCCCccaaaattttaatagctttttattgtcaaaatatatgcaaagatagttttcaacattcacccttgctaaagcttatgttccaaatttttcttcttctgcgCTGAACCCCACCCCACCAAAGCTTTACTTTGCACCAACAGGAATCAGAAATATTTACTTGATCTTTCCACTCCCACTAATTCTTCTATCCCTCTTCTGCCCTTTGAAGCTAAACCCTTGAAAAGGCCATCTCCACATTTACAATAGGTGtctcctttatctctctcttctcattcttctcttgACTTGTTTCAATTCAGcttttgactttgttattcttcTGAAATGGTTATTTCCAAAGTTCCTAATGACCTTCTAGTTGTCAAATCAAATGGCCTTTTCTCCAACTTGATATTCCCTTTCTAGGTTTTTGGGACATGActttttccttgttctcctatctgatcattccttctccatctcctttgccAGCTCTTTATCCAGGTGTCCCACAGGGTTTGGTCATGGTCCCCtatatttcacttggtgatctcatgcATTCAATTAACATCTTTATGATGATTCTCAAAATTACCATCCTGTCTATCAAGCACTGTTTTTCCAGTGCTAAGGCCAAGCAAGTAGACTGTGCCCTGAGCACGAAATAACAATGCTTTGTATTCACCCTTTAAATTATCTCATCCTTTGGTAGAATCATATAATTCTTGTATTGCTTTGATCCCTAGTTTCCAGGAACCTGGGAACCTAGAGGCAGCCAAAATGCTGCAGTAGAAAGTGATCAATACTGTCTCCTGACACTGGTACTTACAACTGCTAAGTGAACTGAATCAGGGACTGCACTCTTATTCTTGCCATGCTGTGTTCTGTACCCCACTTATGATTGTTCAAATCATAAGGATCAATGAATCTGAAGACTTGAAACAATCACAAGGTTCAATGACAATGATTCTAATAACTTAAGGATTGTTCCCATGGGACCCAAGAGCTCCTGTATTTTCTCAAGAAATGTCAACTGTGGAAAACTGTTTTACTTAAGACTTAAGAATAATTGTGTTGTACTTTTGTCTTATTGTGATTTTCAGACTTATAAGATCTACCCCTGCCCTAGCATGTTAAGTCTTCCTTCTCAGGAAGGATTTCTGCTTGCAAgtattttcctcactttgaaattaaatttctatttgattCCTAACTCTCCTATCTCTTGCCTACATTGGCCAATTGATATGTCCCAATCTCTGCTGATCTCCAGTCTCATTCTCCAATTGCCTTTAAGACATTTTGAACTGGACATCCAGTAGACAGCTTAAACTCAGTATGTCGAAAATGGAACTTAATGTCCTTTTCCCTAAACTACTTCTCTATTACTGGCTTGGCAACAGCAACCTTCCATTCCTCAAGTTCACAACTTAGGGAGTCATCCTGCAGTCCTCACTATCTCTCAGCATTCCCATATCCTAGCCCCCATTATCTTacctgttgatttcacctttgcagcatctctcaAATCTCTCAACTATCCCCTCATTtcttctgacactgccaccattTTAATGCACCCTAATCACCTCCCACTATTGCAATGGTTGACTGGTGCACTGACTTGCATCAGATCTCTCCCTATTCCAATCTCCTCTATTcaaccaccaaagtgattttactaaagttcaggtctgatactcaataaactccaacgACTCTAATTGGCCCTAAGATCAAATATGAAACTTTCTAGTATTCAAAACTCCATAACCTGtcttctacctttctagtcttcttcttTTAGTGGTGGAGGAAGGGAATATGTGGGGAAGGAGGTTATGTGGCTTGCCCTGGGTAACATAGGTGAGATTTGAAATTCAGTTCCTGCTGACTCTGGGGCCTGTATTCTATCCACCGCACCACCTATCTgcctccctttccagtcttcttccacACTACCTCCTGACATGTACTTTTCATTCCAGTgatactggcctcctggctgttccaagAACAAGACTTTTAGCTTCTTCCCTACGTCTGAAACACTCTCTTCTCCACGTTCCATCTATACTAATTTCTCTGGCCTCCTTTAAGTCCCAATCAAAATTCCACCtactacaagaagtctttcctaatctctCTTAATTGAAGTGCCTcccctctgctaattatttcctatttactctttgcatatatttatttgcatgttttctcctccattacaTTGTGAATTCctggaggacagggactgtcttttgcctctttttgtaacactagcacttagcatagtgcctccATTGTAGAAGGAGCTTTATAATTGTCTATTGATTCTTGAGCTCACCTCATCAATGAAGCCACTGCCAAGGACCCTGGTGAGACTGACTTTACATCTGaagagaaacaggagaaagagaaaggtagaaCAGAGCTCCAGGTCTTTTCTAACTTGAGAGCCAGGATAGTTTGATCTCCCCCCAACCAGTCCCAGCTCTCCAGCCACCCCCTCACCGGCCCAGAAAGTCATCCTTGTCCAGGTCCTTGTCAAAGACATCCACCTCCAACTCTTGCCCTGGAATCGCTGTGACAATCACCTATTGGGAAAGAATGGGAAGGGGTTCTATTGACAGTCCTTCACAAAGGACTGAACAAAAATACTCTCACTCCTACTTCTGAATATTTCTCTGGTGTTGGGGGCTGGGAGGATAAGAATCCATCAGAGCAGTTCTAGGATTTGAGCTGCTGGAATCCTGACCTCGAAGACTTCATTCCAGCGTGGGTTGAGTTCTTCACGTACTACTCGGCTCCGGAAGCTCTTCCCAGCCAGCCGAAGCTTGACATAGGGATCTGACTTGCCTTTCACCAGCCCTCCCAGGAATCGGTCTTTAGCAATCAAATCCTGGGCTTCCAACACGTGAATTCGGAGCACATTCTGTAGGGACAAACAGAGACACCCCATAGCTAGTCCTGGAAAGGCTCTGGGCCATTAGAAATCCCACCTTAAGACTAAATAGCTGGGgtagttaagtggcacagtggatagagtcctagCCCTGGCATCAGGACTGAGTTTAAACCCAATTCAGACACTCATTGACCCTGGGGAAGGCACTTAACCCTAAGTGCCTCCCTCACACCATGGCATATAAATTTTAACAGTCACTTAACCCagattctcatctgtaaaatgcaaggATTGAATTCCATgaactctaaggtctcttctgattcaaaatctatgatcctcatTTTGTCCCTTATCAGGATCCCCACTTACCTCTGTCCCAAAGTGACCGTCTGGAGTACAATGACTTGGTCGGGGTGGGATGTCAACACTGCTGCCCATCTGGATGCTTTCACTGGCTGTATCCAGAAGACCAGGAGAGCTCGGCGTAGTAGGGAAATGCAAGTCTGAAGTGTCTAAGTACAGAATCTGCAGAGAGTGATGCAGGATGGGACAGGTTACTCTTGTCTAGGAAAGCCCCTTCCATAGCTCCCATCCATCagacaaacctttattaagtggCAAATCATTTCCCCCCAATCTTCCCACAGGAAAAATTTCCATACCCTCAGAACCAGTTTCATATAGAGTCGGGAGGTGGGGCCAGAACTAGCAAGCTGGAACCACTGATCCAAGGTGAGGTCAGGAGCAGTAAGCAGATGGGACAGGGGTAGGGTCAGTGCTCCTAGAGTCAAGGCCCTGGAGTCATCCTTCACCTGTGAGGAAACACCAATGTGGGAGCcagtggaagaaggaaaaatgagggaGATGAAGTGAGCAGATCACACTCTGGTTCCACTTGATTTAATCCactttatttctctctattttctaAGTGGTCTGATTGCTGGCCTTCTAAGTACAGTCCCAACCAGATCAAAACATAACACAATAATATATtgtaatgtaataaataataataataacatataagatataattggaaaatatttgacaaataaaaatacaatacaacacagataatgctaatttgtagttttctgaGAAGCCTTTCTATCTGAGGTTGATAACACTACCTTGCTCACATTGCCTTCTACAGGGGATCTTCTTTCTCCCTATCCAAATACTATCATTACTTCAAAGCCCAGCTCAAGCTCCCTCTCTTCCAGGAAGCCTCACCAGATCATAGATCATTCTCTCCCTTCTAGTTCTGacttcctgaagcttttaaaagtctatCCCCTATCttcgacaaaaagaagatctaattcagttctaattgatcaatgaaggagagaatcagctacacccagagaaggaacactgggaaatgagtgtgaactgtttgcatttttgtttttcttcccaggttatttttaaccatctgaatccaattcttcctgtgcaacaagagaactgttg contains these protein-coding regions:
- the ESYT1 gene encoding extended synaptotagmin-1 gives rise to the protein MERPVGKGPGPEADPADQLPEALAKQDPSLAEPQPPQQPGAAGEALAVLSSFGRRLLVLVPVYLAGALGLSVGFVLFGLALYLGWRRVRGEKERSLRAARQLLDNEERLTAQTLYLSHRELPAWVSFPDVEKVEWLNKIVAQAWPFLGQYMEKLLAETVAPAVRASNTHLQTFTFTRVELGEKPLRILGVKVHTGQNKQQILLDLNVSYVGDVQIDVEVKKYFCKAGVKGMQLHGILRVILEPLMGDLPIVGAVSMFFIRRPTLDINWTGMTNLLDIPGLSSLSDTMIMDSIAAFLVLPNRLLVPLVPDLQDVAQLRSPLPRGIVRIHLLAARALSSKDTYVPGLIKGKSDPYAIVRVGTQVFCSRVINEDLNPQWGETYEVMVHEVPGQEVEVEVFDKDPDKDDFLGRLKLDLGKVLEAQVLDNWFPLQGGQGQVHLRLEWLSLLPDADKLEQVLQWNRGISSRPEPPSAAILVVYLDRAQDLPLKKGSKEPNPMVQLSVQDVTRESKAAYNTNSPVWEEAFRFFLQDPKSQELDVQVKDDSRALTLGALTLPLSHLLTAPDLTLDQWFQLASSGPTSRLYMKLVLRILYLDTSDLHFPTTPSSPGLLDTASESIQMGSSVDIPPRPSHCTPDGHFGTENVLRIHVLEAQDLIAKDRFLGGLVKGKSDPYVKLRLAGKSFRSRVVREELNPRWNEVFEVIVTAIPGQELEVDVFDKDLDKDDFLGRCKVSLTRVLGSGFIDEWLPLEDVPSGRLHLRLERLTPRPTATELEEVLQVNSLIQTQKSAELAAALLSVYLERAEDLPLRKGTKPPSPYASLTVGDTSYKTKTCPQTSAPIWDESFSFLIRKPNIESLELQVRGEGTSGLGSVSLQLSDLLVADQLCLDRWFPLSNGQGQVLLRAQLGILVSQHSGVEAHSHSPSPLSEEAEPWGILPLVTSSAPELRQRLPHSESPSEIPAGPLGQVKLTVWYYSEERKLVSIVHSCRGLRQSSRDPPDPYVSLLLLPDKNRGSKRKTSQKKRTLNPEFSERFEWELPLDEALRRKLDVSVKSNISFMSRDRELLGKVQLNLSEMDLSQGAAQWYDLKEDKDRNSS